The Maniola hyperantus chromosome 19, iAphHyp1.2, whole genome shotgun sequence genome has a window encoding:
- the prd1 gene encoding serine-rich adhesin for platelets: protein MSFDKAPEIKSREIDKIKRRHKIDDTGFATVCKGSEDTSQYTKMDTTDENAGKPTELCLQTNSHLISSTTSSLADTPGDSGVLCLDSEASEATSQALMSHSLIGAEELTCDSIYDAAPSGSQDMIKSTNSSIMTRSDIDNQNLGGPDDIVPELLIEAHKKPVYENLPDVVLKALESEKVCTAETKKSALRTSEPKKSLSEDIVYRRRCRKKSQSGPSSQKKRVSFHEDILNNTRTDNIHIERGFTSYGPDSSYCDRFRQKNATNDRFSWSSGDKTPKYAADVAQQTMSDILTYGDSKHDRSGIFEYCPVYRQSNEDNKDRDNNNEPKPNGKLYDCDSNSSDSNFSCDSESSSSESLSSHSNETETIHKKTDKTQKSYSCDGFENNNHVSFIRKTYFSEADIDQSHDRKNKPLEVTQSPIAVKSVLKKKRYITTNVVEERKNNNKVLNLLDANNLIDSLKNFYKNFNFNFAPEKGLAETTFELNNVVEALPCDVNQNKKLSKSLDSGFHMDDEDDFVEINLGSQPLDAEKPKELTSGSLNPITGAGTPNEGSPRHKLTLNMRSPNDKKLVNRDVLPPLSKYVVNCESTVYEHKGVSYSYVHDTFQTAFEAPKETFVPIPESTPVKELMTSSSKQDLSSKQSEVDNSSRTSTPKRQFNKNVQDEADQKNGISKHLSSPKKQNVNRYSRKSASTVQQKSEETPQPISDNCSNTDNSTLKGADDFNDEFFDSPSLQKLQTNKSALLSRYLKNVCQRKDLELKIKNNKFFQFKIRMEREFPSIVYPFKDVSETFHISAARMSRLIDKELIENKRLSVRLLTADEPSYFDSFEDNVAIECNEKLRLQIFSYPNETLNRMMKVQSPYNMEDGSWTPLLVFITDYALYVASVRPGGTEYDILCRLPHNELDAIVVGPEAQYIQVIDIAGNIACSVVTGESTLGARLASSLEWSARISPLRIQRPPAMLPLNCRHLASAVTRQRHEKRVPPILFYGRACSGDAEDRLIEAPGAFAPPLEGYLMCKTEKSKRFEPCYFLLRAGILHWGPHTPDGTPLPNNISLRSVVGVRRHVDASRRPHCFEIALSDSSRLLLAAPDDPTASSWLQSLLLHAAQALEEKDGAKKTDLRTRGPPPACTVLVTPYEVISLRDTLDLAFVAGAAAYLKDRGSDALLKEYIEEMRTDIEILACGSIKNLTAFKIPDTDENWCCLEWSVCEARERGAGLALVLSSSSELERLIAALEQAYAHLTHEPFPLSVVEASKSACSAAHSKYESAWSHMLPQQ, encoded by the exons ATGTCGTTCGATAAGGCACCTGAAATAAAGAGCAGAGAGATCGATAAAATCAAACGTCGTCATAAAATTGACGACACTGGTTTTGCAACAGTGTGTAAAGGCAGCGAGGATACATCCCAGTACACGAAAATGGATACAACAGACGAGAATGCCGGCAAACCTACAGAATTATGCCTGCAAACGAACTCTCATCTCATATCTAGCACAACTAGCAGTCTGGCAGATACGCCTGGTGATTCCGGTGTTTTATGCTTGGACAGTGAAGCTTCCGAGGCAACTAGCCAGGCTCTCATGTCACACAGTCTCATCGGAGCGGAAGAACTCACTTGTGATAGTATTTACGATGCAGCTCCCTCAGGTTCGCAGGATATGATCAAGAGTACCAACAGCAGTATTATGACTCGTAGTGATATTGATAACCAAAACTTAGGCGGTCCAGACGATATTGTCCCGGAGCTTCTAATTGAAGCGCACAAAAAACCTGTGTATGAAAACTTACCAGATGTTGTGTTGAAGGCTTTAGAAAGTGAGAAGGTTTGTACAGCGGAAACTAAAAAGTCTGCATTAAGGACCTCGGAACCCAAGAAATCGTTATCAGAAGATATTGTGTACAGAAGGAGGTGTCGTAAAAAGTCTCAAAGTGGACCTAGTTCTCAGAAAAAAAGAGTATCCTTTCATgaagatattttaaataatactagAACAGACAATATTCATATAGAGCGAGGTTTTACATCTTACGGCCCTGACAGCTCTTACTGTGATAGGTTTAGGCAGAAAAATGCTACTAATGATAGGTTTTCATGGTCCTCTGGCGACAAAACACCAAAATATGCAGCAGATGTGGCCCAGCAAACAATGTCTGATATACTCACTTACGGAGACTCGAAACATGATAGAAGTGGAATATTTGAGTATTGTCCAGTTTATAGGCAAAGTAATGAAGACAATAAAGACAGAGATAACAATAACGAACCGAAACCCAATGGAAAACTTTATGACTGTGACTCTAACAGCTCGGATTCCAATTTCAGTTGTGATTCCGAGTCGTCCTCTAGTGAATCCCTATCCTCACACTCAAATGAAACTGAAACCATACACAAGAAAActgataaaacacaaaaatcatACTCTTGTGatggatttgaaaataataatcatgTTTCATTCATAAGGAAAACATATTTCTCTGAAGCTGATATTGATCAATCCCATGATCGAAAGAATAAACCTCTTGAAGTAACACAGAGTCCGATAGCAGTCAAATCTGTCCTTAAGAAAAAGAGATACATCACAACCAATGTTGTCGAAGAAAGGAAGaacaataataaagttttaaatcTTCTAGATGCGAATAATCTTATAGACTCGTTAAAGAATTTCTATAAGAACTTCAACTTTAATTTTGCACCTGAAAAAGGCTTGGCAGAAACTACTTTTGAATTGAATAATGTGGTTGAAGCATTGCCCTGTGATGTTAATCAAAATAAGAAGCTTTCAAAAAGTTTAGATTCAGGATTTCATATGGATGATGAGGATGACTTTGTGGAAATAAATTTGGGTTCCCAACCGTTGGATGCAGAAAAGCCTAAAGAATTAACATCAGGATCTTTAAACCCTATCACAGGGGCCGGAACACCGAATGAAGGATCACCTCGGCACAAACTAACCCTTAACATGAGGAGTCCAAATGACAAAAAGCTTGTAAACAGAGATGTTTTACCTCCACTCAGCAAATATGTTGTTAACTGTGAAAGCACAGTGTATGAGCACAAAGGTGTATCTTACAGTTACGTCCATGATACATTCCAAACAGCTTTTGAAGCACCGAAGGAAACTTTTGTACCTATTCCAGAATCAACACCAGTTAAAGAGCTAATGACATCGTCAAGCAAACAGGATTTAAGTTCGAAACAGTCTGAAGTTGACAACTCTAGTCGGACATCCACACCAAAGCGTCAATTCAATAAAAACGTACAAGATGAAGCAGATCAGAAGAACGGTATATCAAAACATTTGTCCTCACCCAAGAAACAGAACGTTAACAGATACAGTCGCAAGTCAGCATCGACAGTGCAGCAGAAAAGTGAAGAAACTCCACAACCAATTAGCGATAATTGTTCTAACACAGATAACTCAACCTTGAAAGGCGCGGATGATTTCAACGACGAGTTTTTCGACAGTCCCTCGTTACAGAAATTACAGACTAACAAATCAGCTCTACTGAGCAGATATCTTAAAAATGTATGCCAAAGAAAGGACTTggaacttaaaataaaaaataacaagttCTTTCAATTCAAAATACGAATGGAGAGAGAGTTTCCGAGCATCGTGTATCCGTTCAAAGATGTGTCGGAAACGTTTCACATTTCCGCGGCGAGGATGTCCCGTCTCATTGACAAAGAACTCATAGAGAACAAAAGGCTGTCTGTCCGATTGCTGACAGCCGATGAGCCTTCATACTTCGACAGTTTTGAGGACAACGTCGCTATAGAATGCAATGAAAAGCTGAGACTCCAAATATTCTCGTACCCAAACGAAACTTTAAATAGG ATGATGAAGGTCCAGTCCCCATACAACATGGAAGACGGCTCGTGGACCCCTCTGCTGGTTTTCATCACAGACTACGCACTTTACGTAGCAAGCGTGAGGCCTGGCGGTACAGAATATGACATATTATGCAGACTACCGCATAATGAATTAGATGCCATAGTG GTCGGTCCAGAAGCACAATACATCCAAGTGATAGACATAGCCGGCAATATTGCTTGCTCCGTCGTAACCGGCGAGTCTACCCTCGGTGCAAGATTAGCATCCTCTCTAGAGTGGAGCGCAAGAATATCGCCGCTTCGGATCCAACGTCCTCCGGCAATGTTGCCTCTAAATTGCCGACATCTTGCTTCTGCGGTGACCAGGCAGAGGCACGAGAAAAgg GTACCGCCAATACTGTTCTATGGTCGAGCGTGTTCAGGCGACGCTGAAGACAGACTCATTGAAGCGCCTGGAGCCTTCGCCCCGCCTCTTGAGGGTTACCTGATGtgcaagactgagaagagcaaACGCTTTGAACCTTGCTATTTCTTGCTCAG AGCTGGGATCCTCCACTGGGGTCCACATACACCCGACGGCACCCCTCTACCCAACAACATCTCCCTACGATCAGTAGTCGGTGTCAGAAGACACGTGGACGCTTCTAGAAGACCGCATTGCTTCGAGATAGCTTTAAGCGACTCTAGCAGACTGCTGCTGGCAGCGCCTGATGATCCCACGGCTTCGTCCTGGTTACAGTCTTTACTTCTACACGCTGCCCAG GCTTTAGAAGAGAAGGATGGTGCAAAGAAGACAGACCTCCGTACCAGAGGGCCTCCACCGGCATGTACTGTTCTGGTGACGCCATACGAAGTGATCAGTTTGCGAGACACGCTGGACTTGGCCTTTGTCGCGGGCGCCGCTGCATATCTCAAGGATAGAGGCTCTGATGCCTTGCTTAAAG AATACATTGAAGAGATGAGGACGGACATTGAAATATTGGCGTGTGGATCCATCAAGAATTTGACAGCCTTCAAGATTCCTGACACTGATGAAAATTGGTGTTGTTTG GAGTGGAGCGTGTGCGAGGCGCGCGAGCGCGGCGCGGGGCTGGCGCTAGTGTTGTCCAGTAGTTCGGAGCTCGAGAGGCTCATCGCCGCGCTCGAACAGGCGTATGCGCATCTCACT CACGAGCCTTTCCCGCTAAGCGTGGTGGAAGCATCGAAGTCTGCGTGCAGCGCCGCCCACTCCAAATACGAGTCTGCCTGGTCTCACATGTTACCGCAACAATAA